The Mangrovivirga cuniculi genomic sequence TCGTTGTGCAGTATCCTTTTGGTGATTTCTTAATGTCCGATTTTGCCAGAAACTGGTTTTTCGGTACAGAAAGTTGGTATTTTGGGTCTAACCCGGACTGGGAATACAGATATAGTTACGCTGATTATATGGAAACAAAAGGCCTGGACCTATTAATTGGACTTCTGATAGCCACCGGATTGGGATTCTTAAGTTCCAGAGTTGGATTAAGATGGGGTAAATGGATGAATAACATTAAAAGGTGAAATTACAATGATGAAAAAGTCTTTATTATATATTAGCTTATTTCTAATTCTAATCCTTTTACCCTCACATATTGGAAGTCCGGGAGTGACCCTTGAAGGAGCCGCAGGCCCTTATAATCTTACAGTCGTTGTAAACTCTCCGGATGTTATACCAGGTACTGCCTCAGTGGATATATATACTACTGACAGAGGAATAGATTCAATATCAGTAAAACCTATGTATTGGTATGCCGGTACTAAAGGAACTCCTAAATCAGATCCGGCATTGCCTGTAGACGGTGAGCCAGGCCACTATAAAGCTGAAGTATGGCTCATGAGTAGTGGAACTGCAGGGATATCAGTAAATGTAACCGGTAGAGAAGGAAAAGGAGAAATACTTGTCCCCGTTATGGCTGTTTCGACTGCAAAAAAAGAAATGGAAGCCTCGCTGGGATGGACTTTAGCTGGTCTTGGATTGTTTTTGGTGATTTTGATGACTACTATTATCAGTCTTAGTATGAAAGACAGCCAAAGAGATCCCGGTGAAAAACCTGATAAGAAAACAAGAAGGAAAAGATGGATTGGTGCGTTGATAGGAATGGTTGTTCTGATTTTGCTGTTATGGGGTGGAAATAACTGGTGGAAAAGCTGGGCAAAGAACTACTCCAGGTATATGTATAAACCCTACACAGCCACTACGGAAATAAAATCTTCCAATGGAATTCAGAAACTTGTCTTCAATATAGATTCGACGAAGCTTGAATCATTGTATTTAACCAGAAGTCTTAATTATCTCGTGCCTGATCATGGAAAAATCATGCATATGTTTTTGTTGAGAGAAAATAAGCTGGATGTTTTTGCCCACCTCCATCCTACCCGTCTTGATTCTTCTACATTTGAAACAATTATTCCGCCACTGCCTCCGGGAAATTATTATGTTTTCACTGATGTCTCAAGGCTTAGCGGTTTTTCTGAAACCATTGCAGATACAGTTACAATTGGTGAAGCTTCACCCCAACTTGTCAATTCATGGAATGATTCGTTGTTGATGGATGTAGACGATACATATTATATTACAGATCCGTATATTGAGGATGCCGAAAAAGAAATTCTTCCTGGTGGAGATATTGTTATCTGTGGAAGTCCAGGGGAAAGAACACGTTTACCGGACGGTAGCTGGGTAACTTTGGAACTACCGGAAGAAAAAGTATTCAGGTCAGGCCAATTATATGATCTGACTATTGTTGTTGATGATCCGGATGGAAATCCTGCTGAACTTGAACCCTACCTGGGAATGATGGGACACGCTGTAGTTTTTAAATCTGACGGTTCGGTATACATTCATTTGCATCCTGTAGGCTCATATTCTACCGCCTCACAGCAAACTATGCTTTCCAGGTTTCAGGGCGAATCTGGTATGGTAGACTGGGATAACCTTCCTGATCCTGTGATTTTCATGGACAGTGTCGATAATTATATTACTTACCTTAATAAACTATCTGACGAGAAAAGAGAAGAGATTCTTTTAGCTGATATGGACCATGATTATGATGCTGATGATCCTGAACATGAAGGACATTCATCAGTATCTTTTCCATATACCTTTCCAACATCAGGAAATTATAGGATTTATGTTCAAATGAAACGAAAAGGTAAAATTTTGAATGGAGCATTTGATGTAGTTGTTGAAGAATAGCCCAGGCTGAATATTAAGCGAGGTCATTCGAATATGGCATCGTTTAATATTCCTGATCAGGACCTGTCAGATCAAAATTCATTGATTCTACGATTTTTAACCTATCATAGTAGAAATGGATTTCATGAATTTTATTTTCTATTATTAGAAAAGCCAGATGGTAAGGAACAATTACGGATATTCCATTGCTATGTGTATTTCTATTCTTTCCCCAGTTATAAATCCATCGTCCATTTCTTTCTTCATCAAATTCCCCAATTAACCATTTTTTTTCGATGATTTTTGGATTTAAAGTCATCCTAATTTCCTCCCAGAAATCAATATGACTATCCCTGTCTAAGGATTCATTCCCACCAAGATTATAGGCTGTAGAATTATCAGTTAACATTGATTTCATAGTCTTCCAATCGGCATTTTCGTATGCCTGGACAAAGGTTTTTGCCGATTCGAGTTCTTTTTGACCTTTTCTTAACTCATTATTCTGAGCATAAGTTTGGCAAGTGAAAAGAAATATGAATATCAGTAATATGGTCAGGTGCTTTTTCATGTTATTCAATTTTTATTTAGTGATTTTTACAATCACAAATTCTCACCTGGTTAACGAACTGATAAACTCTCTTCTACTAAAAAGAAATAATGATAAATTCTCTCTATTAAATTTAACGCAAACAGCTTGTAGCCGTTACCATAATTATGAAATATAATGGCCTTATGATCAAATTTCCCCCAGTTTAGGGTATAAGATTAGCTGCTTATTTAAGATCGTAAGCTTTTAGAAGTGCATCAGTATCCAAAGGCCTGGTATACATTGTTAATTTCCCATCAGGATCAACCGGCCATTCATTTTTAGGTTTATCCCAGTAAATTTCCACCCCATTTTTATCCGGGTCATTAAGGTAAATTGCCTCTGATACACCATGATCAGCAAAACCGGTCAAGGGATATTTAGCTTGAAGCAATCTATCCAGAATGATAGCCAGGTCTCTCCTCTCAGGCATTAATATAGCAGTGTGAAACAAACCAGGATGATGATTTGCAGCTGGTTTCTGATCTTTACTATACCAGACATTTAATCCTATGTGATGATGATAACCTCCTGCAGATATAAAAGCTGCCTCATCGCCGTAAGTTGTTATTAATTCAAATCCAAGCAGGTCACAATAAAAATCCAAAGATCTTCTTAAGTCAGATACCTTTAAATGTACATGCCCTATTCTGGCTCCATTTGGAATTTTGAATTTATCAGACATTACTGTTTCTCTTTTAAATTAATCACTCTCATATGATCAATCATGGCTGTATTTATTTCTCCATCCATGTTTGTGTTCCAATCTTTAAATTTTATTTCTGCAGTATATTCTCCAGGAGACAAATAGGTTTTGAAAACATTTGAATATCCCCAGTCAGACCATTCGTCTGTTCCTCTTTGAGGCATTACTAAAACACCTTTGTAGGTGTCATCAAGGTAAAAACTACGAATCGCACAATTATTATCTGTATTCCAGGGGCCGGTACCATTTGAATACCGGAAATCTATCAGATACCAACTTTCTTCCTCTATCTTAAATTTAAATTTTATGTCCTTATTTTTAGATTTTGATATCTCAATAAATCCCTTCCCTGAATAATTACTGAGGTTTTTATTAGAAGAATTTATATAATCTTCCAGCTCCACAACAATTATATTGTCTTTAGAAATATTATAAAACGGTTCGGAAGTAAAAGATTGATAACCAGCGGAATCTAATGCACTTACTTTATATATTTTACCGTCATTTTTTTGCAATGGAAAAGAATTCTTAACCGATCGGTCGTATAAAATACCATTTTTAAAGATCAGGTATTCTTTTGCGCCTTCAATTTTTTGCCATTGTAATTCGCTATTAACAAGTTGAACTATTGGCGTAGGTAATGAAAAATGATTTGACTGTAAATTAATTCCCTCCTGATCAAACGAGTTATTTTTAAGAACAATTTCAATGGAGTGACTTCCGGTTATATCAGGAGGAAGGAAATTATTCTCGGACTCTTTACCATCGATAAATATCTGATCTATCTCATTACCATAACCTTTTACTGAAATATTTAGAATAGCATTCCGGTACTTAAAATTTGTAAGTGATTTATCACCACCATAGTTTTTTGGAACAACCGGATTAAAGTGAATTCCATCAGTTTCAAAACTAATTCCAATTAAGACTCTGTGAACCATGGCAATATTACCTGCCATACTCCAGAGCATTCTGTGAGAATTAATTTCAGTTCCTTTGTAATCTCCGGTCTCTGCTACAAAATTCTCATAATTGGTAAGGAATAATCCACCAGCTCTGTATAATGAAGCAAGGCCATGGTTAAGTACTTTTTCATTCCCTGCTTTTGCTGCCGCCAGATTCCAGTACGATTGCACAAATGGCCAGATCCCGTTGTTATGATAAGGTGGAATACCGGGTATTTGAGGGTAAATACAAGTAACTCCATAAGGAGTTAGAGGTGACCTGGAAATCAATGTTTTTTGTTGCTCTTTACTTGCCACATCAAAAATTACGGACAGTGCTGATCCGAGAGCTTCAAATCTCGGTGATTGATTGAGGTAGGGCCTTCCATACAAATATTGTGAATGATACCCTTTTTCGTTCATCCATAAATATTTGTCAATTCCCTCCTTAATTTTTTTAGCTATCTCAGAGAATTTCTCATGATTTTCTCCGAGTTCTTTTGCCATTTCACTTAATATCACGTGTGCCTCATAATGCACTGCATTTGTTCCCAGGTTTTCAGAATAAAATATATCCCTGTTATCCATCCATTTTGGATAGGTTTGTTCTCTCCAGTCAAGGAATGAGGATTCACCTTTATATAATCCTGTATTTGAATTATATAGTGTTTTTCGATCATCCTCGAGTGTATTTTTTATTATCTCATAAGATTCTTTTAACCACTCTTTCTCACCCGTTACTTTATATATCTCCCAGGCTGCAAGAGCCCATGTTGTACGGTCAGATGATACGGGCCATGCCCCACCGGAGCCGGTATCCTGTATGATTCTACCTCGTTTAACCTTTTTCCTAAGGCTGATTTTAGCTATTTCCGGTTCATGGTATGCAAAAGCTAAGAATATGGAATAACTGACATCCCTGGTCCAGACCCCTCCCCATTTAGCTCCTGTCCTAAGGGTACTGTCAGGCTCAATATTTAGAATAGCTTCTTCCAGTGAAAGATTGTATAAAGCATCAACGATGGGTTGATCAGATTTATAAATCGGTTTTTGGGATATGTTTTCGGTCAGCTTCCATTTTTTATTACTTACTGTAGATTCATCATAAGGATTAAGGGTTACTGTTATTTCATAAATATGGTTCTCCACTGATTGATTTAACCTCAACCCTTTGTTTTCCAGATTCACAAAGTCCCAGGATAACGGTTCGGCATTTCCCGCAATATAGACTCCCTTAAAATCGTCCTCTGCAATCCTTGATCCATTATAAGTTTCGTAATACCCATTTTCTTCGAAAGAATTAAAAATAGGTGAAAGATCAACCCTAAATGTGTATTTATAATTTGTAGGTAATCCGCTTTTCGGAACTTCTGATTGATCGACGTATCGTTCTCCAAAAGTAATAACAGGAGATTCATGTTCATCTCTAACAACGATTATATGATCTTCTCCAGGAGCAGATTCGTTATCCTTTTGATTAATGCTAAACTTAAAATTTATTTTTCTGGAAAAATTTTCTGAGGCAGGGCTTTTATAATTTGACTGTATAATTGAATCATAGATAACTCGGGCAACATTTTCTCCCTGAACTATTTTATCTTTATATAGGGTAAATTTGTCGTTACTATAAAGAATAACGCTATTATTTATATCCTGTTCTTTATTTTCACAGGCCACTAAAATTATAATTGTTAAAAGGCAATAAATTTTCCGCATAACTCAAGTCTTATGCTGGCAAATTAATAATTCAATTCTAAATACACTTAATAATGAAGTTTATAAAAAGTATGAATAACTTATTATATAGATAAATGAGTTTTTCCTGTCAGTAATTAATCAGATTATTTCAACCACTCTAACGCTTTATCTCTATCGAGGAAAATCCTGGTGGGTTTTAATGGTTTATTCAAACCCAGGAAAAAATTACCAATTATTCTGCTAATCGGATTAGTAACTATCAAAGCACATTTAGTAAAGGTTTGTGCATGATCTTCGCCTGCAAAATGTTTTCTGCATTCTTTAGACATTCTTATAACATTGGACAGATTGCATAATAATGGTTTGGGAATATTATTAAGCATTTCTGAAGTAATTCTAGTGGACTCTAATCCGTCTTCATAGGTCATTGTTGTATCTGGAAAACAGTCAGTTTCAAAAACCCCGTTGTGATGCAGAGTAAATTTTATTTTCGAATTTTCCCTGTAGTCTAGGACACTTTGTGTTTTTTTTGGAGCTATTGTTTTGTTATTATTTTCGCTCATATCATTTTAATTCGTTAATTCTGTCATTATTAACACCTATGGTAAAATAAAAGTTTGAACCCTTTCCTTGTTCAGATTCCACCCATATATCTTCTCCTGTTGATTCAAGCAGGTTTTTTACTGTTGCAAGGCCGATTCCCTGGCTTTCATGTTTTCCGTCCGGATCATATTTATGAAATAATTCAAAAATTTTATCCTTTTCTTCAAATGGTATCCCGGGTCCATTGTCCATTACAGAAATTACTGCTTTATTATCCTTCTCCTCAACTTTTATATCTATTTCACAAGTAGGTTTATCACAATATTTTACAGCATTACTGATCAGATTTCGCAAAACCCTCAACAGGATTGTTCGATTGAACTCTATTTTGTTATCAAAATGATCCACTCTTACAGTAATATCATCTTCATAACGGTCTGTCTCTATTATTTCATTGACTATTTCTTCGAGATTGATCTCACTTTTCATCTCAGTGGGATCTGCAACCACTGAATATTCAAGAATTCCATGGACTAAATTTTTCATTTTATCCACAGTACTTGCAATTTTTACTATTAGATCCCGTGCATCATTATTTTCTTCACTGACAGTATTAGCTAAAAGAAAAACAAGTCCGGATAATGAATTGAGAGGAGATTTTAAATCATGGGCAGTACTATATGCGAACTGCTCAAGTTTTTTATTTGTTTTATCTAGTTGCTCTTTCTCTACAACATTATCTTTCAGTTCCTCGCTTAACATATTAAGACCAAGAGATATCGCATCAAATCGATCATTGTTATTACTGACAGGTAACTTATGATCTAAATCTAATGCTGCTATCCATTCAATCATTTCAAGAATTTGAGAAAGTCTTTCATCTTTAGTCATATTAACACTATTCACACCTTCAATTAACAATAGATGTTTCTGATTACTTCTATCATTATTTTCATAAGATACCATAAAATGTTTTTAAAATAAATACATTTATATATTTAAATATTTATATTTAATCTTTATAAAAGGATTTACGCTCAATTCATAATTATTTATTTATATAATTTTAAATTTTTATTACAAATAAGACATGTCCTTAACCGTTATATTATGCTAAATGTTTAATATATTGGAAATGGTAAACCACAATCATACTTAAACCATGAAAAATTTAATTTACTTTCTCGCTTTTTTTATCATTGGATGTTCTTCTGCTAAGGTAGTTAGTTCCTGGAAAGATCCGGACACCACTATTAGTGATACAGACTATGAAAAAGTAATGATCGCTGTACTTGCCTCTAATGAAGGTAGAAGACGAGCCGCTGAAGATTTTTTAGCACAAAAATACCCAAAACTAACACCTTCTTACCAGGTTTTTAGAGGATTAGAAGAAGAAAATGTTGATAAGGAACAAGTTAAAAACATTCTTACGAATCAGGGATTTGATGCAGTTATCGTAATGAGATTAGTTGATGTGTCAAAAGAGACAAATTATGTTCCTGGCAGCTATAGTGGTGGATTTTACGGTTACTATGGTTCTTATTGGGGAGGCTATTATAATCCCGGGTATTATTCTGAAGACACAAAATATACCGTTTCAACAGATGTATTTTCCCTGGAAAAGGATAAGTTAGTATGGTCTGCGGTTACTGAAACCTACAATTCTTCAAAAATTGAAACAACTATTGAGGATATAGCCTATTCAGTAACTAAAGAAATGAAGTCCAAAGGCTTTTTACAATAAATAAACTTAAAAAGTCACGACCATAAAAGTCGTGACTTTTAGTTTATTATAATTCCTCTATTACTTTACCACAATTAAGCATTTTGTCTCCAAAATAAGGGTTCATCACTTCTTTTTTAGAGCTGATCCAGCTTGCACCTTTATTGTTAAATGCCATTGGACAATATTGTTGATAAAGTGGCATATCAATTTGCGATGATTTAATCATTGTATAAACACCTTTTGAAAGATCTTCGAAAGCTTTTCTTTGTTGTTCGACATCCGATGTATTGGCAATTGTATTGCTTGCTTCAGATAATGCATCCATTTTATCAACTTGATGTTCGTTGATGAAAAGATGTAAAGACTTTGCTGCGACTGCTGTTTTTTCAGCATCAGTTTCAACTAACGCGTTTTTTATATTTAAATATTCCTCTACTATTGCTTTTGCTGTTGTTGGATCAGCTTCCATTTCATAAGAAACCTCTTCCGTTTTTTCGGACTTATCATCACCGTTCATTTCGGCATCATGCTCATGATTTTCATGCATTTCTCCATCATGCTCATGCACTTCTGATTCATTTTCTGTTGTGCCATTTTCAGAACTTCCTCCGCATGACATCGCGAATAAAGAAATTACAAGTAAAAAACTTAATCCTGAAATTAATCCTGACTTTTTCATTGTCTTGTTTAGTTATCTATTGAGTTTAAAATTAAAATAATTATAGTTAAAGCTCCTAAAATCATCCAAAAGATGTTTTTAATCATCCTGGATGTTGTAGAAGGTTTTTTAGTTTTACTTTCAATTTTGCAACAATCCTTCATTAGTGTATCTTGCTTTTTACTTCTCCACAAGTAAGCATCGCATCTCCAAAATACGGATTCCTGATTTCTTCATCTGCACTTAACCAATCAGCCCCATTATTACTATCGGCCATTGGGCAATGCTGAATATAATATTCGACGGATCCAGAGTTAAATATCTCGGCGACTTCAATTATTTGATTGGATATAGTAATAAACGTATCCCTTGCACTTTCGATATCATCAGCACTCGTGAATATAGTTAGTGATTTAGACAGGTTGTCCTTGTATTCATCAAACATGGTTTTAGCTTCTCCTGAAAAGTTGTTCAGATTGATCGCATTTAGATTAGTCAATAACTTATCTGCAGATGTATTAGCTGAGTTCAGGTTATCATTAACAAGGCTGTTTTTTAAATCTAAATATTGATCTATTAAATTTTCAATTTGTTCTTTACCATTTATATTAATTTCATCCTCAAGGTTTAATCCTGAAACATTTCTGTTCATCATACTTGGTTTATCAGCTAATTGTGCTGCAGCATCGACACTAAAAGTACCATTAACAACGATTTCTTCACCCGGACTCAATCCATCTAAAACAATATATTGATCATTAGCCTGAGGGCCAAGAGTTACTTCCCGGAGTTGAAAACCGGTTTTAGTTTCGCTGTCAGATCTAACATAAACCACAGAACGTGTCCCTGTCCATAATACAGATGATTCGGGAATCATAATTGATTCATCAATATTTTCAACTTTTGCATCAACTATTCCTGTTGCAAACATTTCCGGCTTAAGCCTGTCGTCGGGGTTTTTTACAGTGACTCTGGCAGATGCTACCCTTGTTTGGGGATCAATGACCGGATCAATATAATCTATGACCGACTCATAAGTTTTGCCTGGAATGGATCTGATCGTAAATGTAATAGAATCACCTTCGTCCACCCAGGGCAGATCGCTTTCATAAAGGTCAAACATAACCCAGACTGTAGAAAGGTCTGCTATTTCGTATAATGATTCTCCTTGCTTTACATGATCACCTATGTTTACTGTCTTTTCTACCACATAACCAGAAACATCCGCAGTAATTGGAAATTCTGTTCTTACCCTTCCCGATTCTGCGATGTTTTCGATCTGCCTTTCACTTAGTTTCCAGTTTCGTAGTTTTCTTTTTGCAGATTCATACAAAGAGGGTTGAGTTTCCCTGATTTTCTTTGCTTCAAAAAGCTCTTCCTGGGCAGTGACAAGCTCCGGAGAATAGATATAAGCTATCACCTGTCCCCTTTTAACTCTTTCACCGGTGAAATTTACATTCAACCGTTCTATTCTTCCAGGGATATGGGCAGTTTGTAAGAATACTTTTCTTTCGTCCTGCTTTACTTTTCCAGTAAGTCTCAACACTTTACCGGCATTTCCCCTGGCCACGGTCATCGTTTGTATTTTGGCTAGCTGCATGGCCGTTTCAGACATGGTTACGACATCCGGATCAAGCCCTTCATCGCCACCATCTTCAACAGGTATAAGGTCCATGCCACAGATTGGGCAATCACCCGGTTCGTTTTGTCTGATCTGAGGGTGCATCGAACAAGTATAGATTGTTTCTTCAGAATGATCATGTTGTTCGGTAGCCGATTCTTGTTCCTTACCATCAGAACCACCGATGAATAATCCTGATAGTACACCAATTAACAGCATAAAAATGCCGTACATTATTAATTTATATTTATTTGAAAGTTTCATTTTCATCTATCGTTTTCTAAATGAATTCTTATTCGGTTGCTGTATCCAAATTATTACCTAAATAGTAATCAAGTTCAGCTTCAGCGATCTTATATTCTTTAATAACTTCTAATTGCAGAATCTGATAATCCAGCAATTCTTGTTGTATCCTTAATAGTTCCTCGAAATTCTCGCTATTATTGGCATAAGACCTGTATTGTAGGTTAAGCATTTGTTTTAAATGACTTATTTGCTTTTGATACAAGTCCAGTTTATCCTGTACTTTCGTCAATTCAAATTTTGACATATAATATGCTGACTGAAAGTCGTTTATTGCCTGTTGTCTCATTTCTTTATACGAATTTGACATGGCCCTGGCTTCGTTTTTAGCTGCCTTATATTTTCCTCCAAAAATTGGTAGAGAAATACTGACCATCGGCATAATGACATCCTTTCCACTATCTTCTACCGGCATAGAGGCTTTATCAACTATAACATAGTCGAGCCCGACTCCAAAACCAGGCTTACTTTGAGCTTCAATCGCTGCAATTTCCGCTTCAGATGCTGCAGCCTGTAATTCTAGTGATTTAATTTTGGAATGATTGTAGAAAGTTGAATCAGAAATCAGCTTTACATCATTTTCAGATATAATAACGGTATCAGAAACCTGGAAAGTAGTGTCTACCGGCCAGTCCATTATTGAATTAAATCCCGCTCTCAATGGTGCTTCCTGGTTTTTGAGAATCTCGATTTCAGTTTCAGATTTATTTATTAAAAGATCTGTTCTTAAAACATCTACCAAAGGGACTTTTCCATTCTCAAATTTTATTTGAGCTATTTTCTTGTATGACTTCAAAAGACTAATGTTCTCTTCAAGCAAAGAGATTTTTTTGTCGAGTTCATATATTGGATAATAGTAAACTGCCAGTTTTTGATACAGTAGGCTTTTTGCATTTTGAAATTCTAAGAATTGAGCATCAGCAGCAATGGCAGCAGCATCTCCTTTCGCCTTTAAAGTACC encodes the following:
- a CDS encoding efflux RND transporter periplasmic adaptor subunit, with product MKLSNKYKLIMYGIFMLLIGVLSGLFIGGSDGKEQESATEQHDHSEETIYTCSMHPQIRQNEPGDCPICGMDLIPVEDGGDEGLDPDVVTMSETAMQLAKIQTMTVARGNAGKVLRLTGKVKQDERKVFLQTAHIPGRIERLNVNFTGERVKRGQVIAYIYSPELVTAQEELFEAKKIRETQPSLYESAKRKLRNWKLSERQIENIAESGRVRTEFPITADVSGYVVEKTVNIGDHVKQGESLYEIADLSTVWVMFDLYESDLPWVDEGDSITFTIRSIPGKTYESVIDYIDPVIDPQTRVASARVTVKNPDDRLKPEMFATGIVDAKVENIDESIMIPESSVLWTGTRSVVYVRSDSETKTGFQLREVTLGPQANDQYIVLDGLSPGEEIVVNGTFSVDAAAQLADKPSMMNRNVSGLNLEDEININGKEQIENLIDQYLDLKNSLVNDNLNSANTSADKLLTNLNAINLNNFSGEAKTMFDEYKDNLSKSLTIFTSADDIESARDTFITISNQIIEVAEIFNSGSVEYYIQHCPMADSNNGADWLSADEEIRNPYFGDAMLTCGEVKSKIH
- a CDS encoding DUF3347 domain-containing protein yields the protein MKKSGLISGLSFLLVISLFAMSCGGSSENGTTENESEVHEHDGEMHENHEHDAEMNGDDKSEKTEEVSYEMEADPTTAKAIVEEYLNIKNALVETDAEKTAVAAKSLHLFINEHQVDKMDALSEASNTIANTSDVEQQRKAFEDLSKGVYTMIKSSQIDMPLYQQYCPMAFNNKGASWISSKKEVMNPYFGDKMLNCGKVIEEL
- a CDS encoding TolC family protein; translated protein: MRPEITTNYISMHRVAISLLLLVISSISVYSQTFDEYYKIALENNPEVKAKYYQFEAALERVNKVNSLPDPTLSFGYFISPVETRVGPQRAKISLSQMFPWFGTLKAKGDAAAIAADAQFLEFQNAKSLLYQKLAVYYYPIYELDKKISLLEENISLLKSYKKIAQIKFENGKVPLVDVLRTDLLINKSETEIEILKNQEAPLRAGFNSIMDWPVDTTFQVSDTVIISENDVKLISDSTFYNHSKIKSLELQAAASEAEIAAIEAQSKPGFGVGLDYVIVDKASMPVEDSGKDVIMPMVSISLPIFGGKYKAAKNEARAMSNSYKEMRQQAINDFQSAYYMSKFELTKVQDKLDLYQKQISHLKQMLNLQYRSYANNSENFEELLRIQQELLDYQILQLEVIKEYKIAEAELDYYLGNNLDTATE
- a CDS encoding alpha-L-rhamnosidase-related protein yields the protein MRKIYCLLTIIILVACENKEQDINNSVILYSNDKFTLYKDKIVQGENVARVIYDSIIQSNYKSPASENFSRKINFKFSINQKDNESAPGEDHIIVVRDEHESPVITFGERYVDQSEVPKSGLPTNYKYTFRVDLSPIFNSFEENGYYETYNGSRIAEDDFKGVYIAGNAEPLSWDFVNLENKGLRLNQSVENHIYEITVTLNPYDESTVSNKKWKLTENISQKPIYKSDQPIVDALYNLSLEEAILNIEPDSTLRTGAKWGGVWTRDVSYSIFLAFAYHEPEIAKISLRKKVKRGRIIQDTGSGGAWPVSSDRTTWALAAWEIYKVTGEKEWLKESYEIIKNTLEDDRKTLYNSNTGLYKGESSFLDWREQTYPKWMDNRDIFYSENLGTNAVHYEAHVILSEMAKELGENHEKFSEIAKKIKEGIDKYLWMNEKGYHSQYLYGRPYLNQSPRFEALGSALSVIFDVASKEQQKTLISRSPLTPYGVTCIYPQIPGIPPYHNNGIWPFVQSYWNLAAAKAGNEKVLNHGLASLYRAGGLFLTNYENFVAETGDYKGTEINSHRMLWSMAGNIAMVHRVLIGISFETDGIHFNPVVPKNYGGDKSLTNFKYRNAILNISVKGYGNEIDQIFIDGKESENNFLPPDITGSHSIEIVLKNNSFDQEGINLQSNHFSLPTPIVQLVNSELQWQKIEGAKEYLIFKNGILYDRSVKNSFPLQKNDGKIYKVSALDSAGYQSFTSEPFYNISKDNIIVVELEDYINSSNKNLSNYSGKGFIEISKSKNKDIKFKFKIEEESWYLIDFRYSNGTGPWNTDNNCAIRSFYLDDTYKGVLVMPQRGTDEWSDWGYSNVFKTYLSPGEYTAEIKFKDWNTNMDGEINTAMIDHMRVINLKEKQ
- a CDS encoding sensor histidine kinase; this encodes MVSYENNDRSNQKHLLLIEGVNSVNMTKDERLSQILEMIEWIAALDLDHKLPVSNNNDRFDAISLGLNMLSEELKDNVVEKEQLDKTNKKLEQFAYSTAHDLKSPLNSLSGLVFLLANTVSEENNDARDLIVKIASTVDKMKNLVHGILEYSVVADPTEMKSEINLEEIVNEIIETDRYEDDITVRVDHFDNKIEFNRTILLRVLRNLISNAVKYCDKPTCEIDIKVEEKDNKAVISVMDNGPGIPFEEKDKIFELFHKYDPDGKHESQGIGLATVKNLLESTGEDIWVESEQGKGSNFYFTIGVNNDRINELK
- a CDS encoding DUF7793 family protein; its protein translation is MSENNNKTIAPKKTQSVLDYRENSKIKFTLHHNGVFETDCFPDTTMTYEDGLESTRITSEMLNNIPKPLLCNLSNVIRMSKECRKHFAGEDHAQTFTKCALIVTNPISRIIGNFFLGLNKPLKPTRIFLDRDKALEWLK
- a CDS encoding VOC family protein, with the translated sequence MSDKFKIPNGARIGHVHLKVSDLRRSLDFYCDLLGFELITTYGDEAAFISAGGYHHHIGLNVWYSKDQKPAANHHPGLFHTAILMPERRDLAIILDRLLQAKYPLTGFADHGVSEAIYLNDPDKNGVEIYWDKPKNEWPVDPDGKLTMYTRPLDTDALLKAYDLK